Proteins from a genomic interval of Rosa chinensis cultivar Old Blush chromosome 2, RchiOBHm-V2, whole genome shotgun sequence:
- the LOC112189532 gene encoding auxin-responsive protein SAUR76 has translation MAKGGKLLKLKSVLKKWNSFSKSNRHSINSVASADDDSYSSSNDVVSSRDLQPVYVGKSRRRYLVGPDVVDHPLFKELAERSSDDDTINVACEVVLFEHLLWMLENADPQPESMDELVEFYAC, from the coding sequence ATGGCGAAAGGTGGAAAGCTACTGAAGCTCAAGTCGGTCCTCAAGAAGTGGAACTCATTCAGCAAAAGCAACCGCCACAGCATCAACTCTGTAGCCTCCGCCGACGACGACAGCTACTCTTCCTCCAACGACGTCGTCTCCTCCAGAGACCTCCAACCAGTCTACGTCGGCAAGTCCCGAAGACGCTACCTCGTGGGCCCCGACGTCGTCGACCACCCCCTCTTCAAGGAACTGGCGGAGAGATCCTCAGACGACGACACAATCAATGTCGCATGTGAGGTGGTGCTGTTCGAGCACCTGCTCTGGATGCTCGAAAACGCCGATCCTCAGCCGGAATCGATGGACGAACTCGTCGAGTTCTACGCTTGCTGA